A single Xylanimonas cellulosilytica DSM 15894 DNA region contains:
- a CDS encoding YhgE/Pip domain-containing protein: protein MNALIRTGARAGIWRLVAVALLPVLVLGLLLAALWNPVERLDTVRAAIVNLDEPVTVDGQYVPLGRQLAAGLVSGAAPSTEQTLRAAPATDAGYDWLITNAERARAGLADGTYAAVVTIPADFSAAATSFGGDAADARQATIDVATPAGGRVADAVIARYVASTATAVMGSSLTETYVDNVLVGFTTLADQLGQAADGAGQLADGATSASDGAAQLADGAGQLADGATTASDGAAQLADGARQAASGAGDLATGAGALADGAAQLADGAGQVAAGIGQSKGGADALAAGAQELRTSLGTAAAGARASADGIAGAATGVTAYADVVQQAADGLTPQIAALQAIGCTPDSTVGPCAPLAGLLELRGALLLAVNGPNGNDGLAAIGAGLSAATSTDPADTQTLYALADGLQAAADQGAGGLADGAEALSDGLGRLATGADQVTSGASGLASGARDLSSGARALSGGIGQVASGTGELAGGIGEIASGSRGLASGAGDLADGVGQVAGGAEEISDGLGQAVDQLPAYSDGDRATLASVVANPVQAPGDDTLETGSTGPLFAVVALWLGALGLTTVVRPSPARLLGATLGAPRLALADLAVPTAVGAATGAAVGGILAAVEHLSVGGWFGAIGLGALVSVVFVALHQGFTMLLGDLARGASLLMAVLVIATGVVATVPQWLAGIADFLAVGAARRALVGLVIPAAGGTGAAVTSLVVWGLAGVALAVLMTARARTVRVSRLLAAA from the coding sequence GTGAACGCCCTCATCCGCACCGGCGCAAGGGCCGGGATCTGGCGGCTGGTCGCCGTCGCGCTGCTGCCGGTGCTCGTGCTCGGCCTGCTGCTGGCAGCCCTGTGGAACCCGGTCGAGCGGCTCGACACCGTGCGCGCCGCCATCGTGAACCTCGACGAGCCGGTGACGGTCGACGGGCAGTACGTGCCGCTCGGGCGCCAGCTCGCGGCCGGGCTGGTGTCCGGGGCCGCGCCGTCGACCGAGCAGACCCTGCGGGCCGCGCCCGCCACCGACGCGGGCTACGACTGGCTGATCACGAACGCCGAGCGCGCCCGCGCCGGCCTCGCCGACGGCACCTACGCCGCCGTCGTCACCATCCCCGCCGACTTCTCCGCCGCCGCGACGTCGTTCGGCGGTGACGCCGCGGACGCCCGGCAGGCGACCATCGACGTCGCCACGCCCGCGGGCGGTCGCGTCGCCGACGCGGTGATCGCCCGCTACGTCGCCTCGACGGCGACGGCGGTCATGGGCTCCTCGCTCACCGAGACGTACGTGGACAACGTGCTGGTGGGCTTCACCACCCTCGCCGACCAGCTCGGGCAGGCGGCCGACGGCGCAGGCCAGCTCGCCGACGGCGCGACCTCGGCCTCCGACGGCGCCGCACAGCTCGCGGACGGCGCGGGCCAGCTCGCCGACGGCGCCACCACGGCGTCCGACGGCGCAGCGCAGCTCGCGGACGGTGCGCGCCAGGCTGCGTCCGGCGCGGGCGACCTCGCGACCGGGGCCGGGGCGCTCGCCGACGGCGCGGCCCAGCTCGCCGACGGCGCGGGGCAGGTGGCGGCCGGGATCGGCCAGAGCAAGGGCGGCGCGGACGCGCTCGCCGCGGGCGCGCAGGAGCTGCGGACGAGCCTCGGGACCGCCGCGGCCGGAGCCAGGGCGAGCGCCGACGGTATCGCCGGCGCCGCGACCGGCGTCACCGCCTACGCCGACGTCGTCCAGCAGGCCGCCGACGGACTGACCCCGCAGATCGCAGCACTCCAGGCCATCGGGTGCACCCCCGACTCCACCGTGGGCCCGTGCGCACCTCTTGCCGGGCTGCTCGAGCTGCGCGGTGCCCTGCTGCTCGCCGTCAACGGCCCGAACGGCAACGACGGGCTCGCCGCCATCGGTGCCGGGCTGAGCGCCGCCACGTCGACCGACCCGGCCGACACCCAGACTCTGTACGCGCTGGCCGACGGTCTCCAGGCCGCGGCCGACCAGGGCGCGGGCGGGCTGGCCGACGGGGCCGAGGCGCTGAGCGACGGGCTCGGCCGGCTCGCGACGGGCGCCGACCAGGTGACCTCCGGCGCCTCGGGGCTCGCCTCCGGGGCCCGCGACCTCTCCTCCGGTGCGCGTGCGCTGAGCGGCGGCATCGGCCAGGTCGCGTCCGGCACCGGTGAGCTCGCCGGTGGTATCGGCGAGATCGCGTCCGGCTCGCGCGGCCTCGCCTCGGGCGCCGGTGATCTCGCGGACGGTGTCGGGCAGGTCGCGGGCGGCGCGGAGGAGATCTCCGACGGCCTCGGCCAGGCGGTCGACCAGCTCCCCGCCTACTCGGACGGCGACCGGGCGACGCTCGCCTCCGTCGTCGCGAACCCCGTGCAGGCGCCGGGCGACGACACCCTGGAGACCGGGTCGACCGGGCCGCTGTTCGCCGTCGTCGCCCTGTGGCTCGGGGCGCTGGGCCTGACCACCGTGGTGCGGCCCTCCCCGGCACGCCTGCTCGGCGCGACGCTGGGTGCGCCGCGCCTCGCCCTGGCCGACCTCGCGGTGCCCACCGCCGTCGGGGCCGCGACGGGCGCCGCCGTCGGCGGCATCCTGGCCGCGGTCGAGCACCTGTCCGTGGGCGGCTGGTTCGGTGCGATCGGCCTGGGCGCCCTCGTCTCGGTCGTGTTCGTGGCGCTGCACCAGGGCTTCACGATGCTGCTGGGCGACCTCGCCCGCGGGGCGTCGCTGCTCATGGCCGTGCTGGTCATCGCGACGGGGGTCGTGGCCACCGTGCCGCAGTGGCTCGCCGGCATCGCCGACTTCCTCGCGGTCGGAGCCGCCCGCCGGGCGCTCGTGGGCCTGGTGATCCCGGCCGCCGGGGGCACCGGTGCGGCGGTGACGAGCCTCGTCGTGTGGGGTCTCGCGGGTGTCGCGCTCGCCGTGCTCATGACGGCGCGCGCCCGCACCGTCCGCGTGAGCAGGCTGCTCGCGGCAGCCTGA